A window of Pseudomonas mucidolens contains these coding sequences:
- the ppnN gene encoding nucleotide 5'-monophosphate nucleosidase PpnN, producing MPQRHVINASVSPKGSLETLSQREVQQLSEAGTGSIYTLFRQCALAILNTGAHIDNAKTILDAYKDFEVRIHQQDRGVRLELLNAPADAFVDGEMIASTREMLFSALRDIVYTENELDSQRIDLSNSQGITDYVFHLLRNARTLRPGVEPKIVVCWGGHSINTEEYKYTKKVGHELGLRSLDVCTGCGPGVMKGPMKGATISHAKQRITGGRYLGLTEPGIIAAEAPNPIVNELVILPDIEKRLEAFVRVGHGIIIFPGGAGTAEEFLYLLGILMHPDNRDVPFPVILTGPQQAAPYLQQLHAFVGATLGEEAQAHYQIIIDDPAEVARQMTAGLKTVKQFRRERNDAFHFNWLLKIDEGFQRPFDPTHENMAGLQLSHDLPPHELAANLRRAFSGIVAGNVKDKGIRLIEQKGPYEINGDPSIMKPLDELLKAFVAQHRMKLPGGAAYVPCYRVVQ from the coding sequence ATGCCACAACGACACGTCATCAACGCCTCCGTCAGCCCTAAAGGCAGTCTCGAAACGCTGTCTCAACGTGAAGTCCAGCAGCTCAGCGAAGCCGGAACCGGCAGCATTTACACCCTGTTCCGCCAGTGCGCCCTGGCCATCCTCAACACCGGCGCGCATATCGATAACGCCAAGACCATCCTCGATGCCTACAAAGACTTCGAAGTGCGGATCCACCAGCAGGATCGCGGCGTACGCCTGGAACTGTTGAACGCACCCGCCGACGCATTCGTGGATGGGGAAATGATCGCCAGCACCCGCGAGATGCTGTTCAGCGCTCTGCGCGACATTGTCTATACCGAAAACGAACTGGACAGCCAGCGTATCGACCTGAGCAACTCCCAAGGCATCACTGACTACGTGTTCCACCTGCTGCGCAATGCCCGCACCCTGCGCCCGGGCGTCGAGCCGAAAATCGTGGTGTGCTGGGGCGGGCACTCGATCAATACCGAAGAATACAAATACACCAAGAAAGTCGGCCACGAACTGGGCCTGCGCAGCCTCGACGTCTGCACCGGTTGCGGTCCCGGGGTGATGAAAGGCCCGATGAAGGGCGCGACCATTTCCCACGCCAAGCAACGGATCACCGGCGGGCGCTACCTGGGTCTGACCGAGCCGGGCATCATCGCCGCCGAAGCGCCCAATCCGATCGTCAACGAACTGGTGATCCTGCCAGACATCGAAAAACGCCTGGAAGCCTTCGTACGTGTTGGCCACGGCATCATTATCTTCCCGGGCGGCGCCGGCACGGCCGAAGAGTTCCTGTACCTGCTGGGCATCCTGATGCATCCGGATAACCGGGACGTGCCCTTTCCGGTCATCCTCACCGGGCCGCAACAAGCCGCGCCGTATCTGCAACAGCTGCACGCGTTTGTCGGCGCAACCTTGGGTGAAGAGGCGCAAGCCCACTATCAGATCATTATCGATGACCCGGCTGAAGTCGCCCGTCAAATGACTGCCGGCTTGAAAACCGTCAAACAGTTTCGCCGCGAGCGCAACGACGCATTCCATTTCAACTGGTTGCTCAAGATCGATGAAGGTTTCCAGCGGCCGTTCGATCCGACTCACGAAAACATGGCCGGCCTGCAACTGAGCCACGACCTGCCCCCTCACGAACTGGCGGCCAACCTACGCCGGGCGTTCTCGGGGATCGTGGCGGGTAACGTCAAGGACAAGGGCATTCGGTTGATCGAACAGAAAGGGCCATATGAGATCAATGGCGACCCGAGCATCATGAAGCCACTGGACGAACTGCTGAAGGCGTTTGTGGCGCAGCACCGGATGAAGTTGCCGGGTGGCGCAGCCTATGTGCCGTGCTATCGCGTCGTGCAGTGA
- the fabV gene encoding enoyl-ACP reductase FabV, protein MIIKPRVRGFICVTAHPVGCEANVKEQIDYVTEHGAITDGPKKVLVLGASTGYGLAARISAAFGCGADTLGVFFEKEGEEGKLSSAGWYNSAAFHKFAAQKGLYAKSINGDAFSDEIKRLTIETIKKDLGKIDLVVYSLAAPRRTDPQGVVHNSTLKPIGKAVTLRGINTDKGVVVDTTLEPATQEEIDGTVKVMGGEDWQLWIDALRDADVLAEGAKTTAFTYLGEKLTQDIYWNGSIGEAKKDLDKKVLTLRDNLAALKGDARVSVLKAVVTQASSAIPIMPLYLSLLFKVMKEQGTHEGCIEQVYGLFKDSLYGSEPKLDADGRLRADLKELEPKVQDAVAALWNQVTDDNVNEISDFAGYKAEFLRLFGFEIDGVDYDADVNPTVKIEGLVQA, encoded by the coding sequence ATGATCATCAAACCGCGGGTTCGTGGCTTTATCTGTGTGACCGCTCATCCTGTTGGCTGTGAAGCGAACGTCAAAGAGCAGATCGACTACGTGACCGAACACGGCGCCATCACCGACGGCCCGAAGAAAGTTCTGGTCCTCGGCGCGTCCACCGGATATGGCCTGGCTGCGCGCATCAGCGCCGCTTTCGGCTGCGGCGCAGACACCCTTGGCGTGTTTTTTGAGAAAGAAGGCGAAGAAGGCAAGCTCAGCTCTGCCGGCTGGTACAACAGCGCCGCCTTCCACAAATTCGCCGCGCAAAAAGGCCTGTACGCCAAGAGCATCAATGGCGATGCGTTCTCCGACGAGATCAAGCGCCTGACCATCGAAACCATCAAAAAAGACTTGGGCAAGATCGACCTGGTGGTCTACAGCCTGGCCGCTCCGCGCCGTACCGATCCGCAAGGCGTGGTACATAACTCCACCCTCAAGCCAATCGGCAAGGCCGTGACCCTGCGTGGGATCAATACCGACAAAGGGGTTGTAGTCGACACGACGTTGGAGCCGGCAACCCAGGAAGAAATCGACGGTACCGTCAAAGTGATGGGTGGCGAAGACTGGCAGCTGTGGATCGACGCGCTGCGTGATGCCGATGTACTGGCCGAAGGCGCCAAGACCACCGCGTTCACTTACCTGGGCGAAAAACTGACCCAGGACATCTACTGGAACGGTTCTATTGGCGAGGCCAAGAAGGATCTGGACAAGAAAGTCCTGACCCTGCGCGACAACCTGGCCGCCCTGAAAGGCGACGCTCGCGTATCGGTGCTCAAGGCCGTGGTCACCCAGGCCAGCTCGGCGATCCCGATCATGCCGCTGTACCTGTCGTTGCTGTTCAAGGTGATGAAAGAGCAGGGTACTCACGAAGGGTGCATCGAACAGGTCTACGGCTTGTTCAAGGACAGCTTGTACGGCAGCGAGCCGAAGCTGGACGCTGACGGCCGCCTGCGCGCCGATCTCAAGGAACTGGAGCCGAAAGTCCAGGACGCCGTGGCCGCGTTGTGGAATCAGGTGACTGACGACAACGTCAACGAGATCAGCGACTTTGCCGGCTACAAGGCCGAGTTCCTGCGTCTGTTCGGTTTCGAGATCGATGGCGTGGATTATGACGCCGACGTCAATCCGACCGTGAAGATCGAAGGCCTGGTTCAGGCTTAA
- a CDS encoding LysR family transcriptional regulator, translating into MDVFQAMTVYVKLVEAGSMTAAANACGMSTTMVGNHLRALEQRLGVSLLKRTTRKQSLTEFGGLYYQRCLEVLGLVADSERLAEQIHSEAPKGLLRITAPPAFGAERLAPALSEFSRRYPQIKLYVVLSDQSMDLIDSGFDAAIRLGESQPSSLIARSLQDYTMTLCAAPQYLARRGTPQKPADLQQHDCLAFAYPSNDDWRHADKQWRLQGPEGVVEIAVSGPMTINSSQALQRAAVEGMGIVMLPDALVGQDLLAGKLVALLPDYQPPYRPMHLLYAPDRYRLPKLRAFVDFAMEQWAR; encoded by the coding sequence ATGGATGTGTTCCAGGCAATGACCGTCTACGTGAAACTGGTAGAAGCCGGCAGCATGACAGCGGCCGCCAACGCCTGCGGCATGTCCACCACAATGGTCGGCAACCACCTCCGGGCGCTGGAGCAGCGCCTGGGTGTAAGCCTGCTCAAGCGTACGACCCGTAAACAAAGCCTGACCGAATTCGGCGGCCTCTACTACCAGCGCTGTCTGGAGGTGCTAGGGTTGGTGGCCGATTCAGAGCGACTGGCCGAGCAGATCCACAGTGAGGCGCCCAAGGGGTTGTTGCGCATCACCGCACCGCCGGCGTTTGGCGCCGAACGGCTGGCTCCCGCGCTGAGTGAGTTTTCCCGTCGCTACCCACAGATCAAATTGTATGTGGTGCTGAGCGACCAATCGATGGACCTGATCGACAGCGGTTTCGACGCGGCGATCCGTCTCGGTGAATCGCAGCCGTCCAGCCTGATCGCGCGATCGTTGCAGGACTACACCATGACCCTGTGCGCCGCACCGCAGTACCTCGCACGCCGGGGTACGCCACAAAAACCTGCTGATTTGCAGCAACACGACTGCCTTGCGTTTGCCTACCCCTCGAACGATGACTGGCGCCATGCCGACAAACAATGGCGGCTGCAAGGTCCCGAAGGTGTCGTCGAGATTGCCGTCAGCGGCCCGATGACCATCAACAGTTCCCAAGCCCTGCAACGCGCAGCCGTTGAAGGCATGGGCATTGTCATGTTGCCCGATGCACTGGTGGGTCAGGATTTGCTGGCCGGCAAGCTGGTGGCCTTGCTGCCCGACTATCAACCACCTTACCGACCGATGCACTTGCTATACGCCCCAGACCGCTACCGATTGCCCAAACTGCGGGCCTTCGTCGATTTCGCGATGGAGCAATGGGCGCGTTAG